The Macrobrachium rosenbergii isolate ZJJX-2024 chromosome 18, ASM4041242v1, whole genome shotgun sequence genome has a window encoding:
- the LOC136848169 gene encoding protein trapped in endoderm-1-like isoform X1, with the protein MATDLYGYPHVLLGFMAFFVFLIGLVGTVGNLLAAMALLYCPKLRQRSATLFMVNLPACLIPVCALGMPMFGAACIQRIYYGRVMLPEWVCVMTFVVGLILSQVHIHTICALAFNRLIAVLIPAWYKRLMTPSTIKVYLIGLWVYSILLWLPLACKLGGSLKYIPEEMMVSLDEKSASKALKGLHVFLTYILPILFTSICYLIMYIKVRVIRKETRTRRASVVAMTESNIIRQWDDHVTKTILVIYLILITCSVPHLVIHVLQLYMKHQVAWLLLHAVFWLQFCLDPIVYVIFSRVYRRATWECLASLFPNFGIFQVTEELGKSEEKSNLKVNNVISSPGCPKHLRPPPQKIEFSSEVHRDLLDPKNIAKS; encoded by the exons GTAATCTCCTGGCAGCGATGGCGTTGCTGTACTGCCCCAAACTTCGCCAGCGATCGGCCACCCTCTTCATGGTCAACCTGCCCGCGTGCCTCATACCCGTCTGCGCCCTCGGAATGCCCATGTTTGGAGCCGCCTGCATCCAGCGAATCTACTACGGGAGGGTCATGCTTCCGGAGTGGGTCTGCGTCATGACCTTCGTCGTTGGGCTTATCCTGAGCCAGGTGCACATCCATACGATCTGCGCCCTGGCCTTCAACAG ATTAATCGCAGTACTCATACCAGCATGGTACAAGCGTCTCATGACACCATCCACGATTAAGGTTTACCTGATTGGCCTCTGGGTTTACTCTATCCTGCTCTGGCTACCTCTAGCTTGCAAG TTAGGGGGAAGTCTGAAATATATTCCTGAAGAGATGATGGTCTCCCTAGACGAAAAGTCTGCGTCCAAAGCCCTGAAGGGTCTCCACGTCTTCCTAACCTACATTCTCCCAATTCTCTTCACCAGTATATGCTACCTGATAATGTATATCAAG GTACGTGTCATAAGGAAAGAGACGAGAACCCGCCGAGCCAGCGTCGTAGCCATGACGGAGAGCAACATCATCCGGCAGTGGGACGACCACGTGACCAAGACCATCCTGGTCATCTACCTAATCCTCATCACCTGCAGCGTTCCCCACCTGGTCATCCACGTCCTCCAACTCTACATGAAGCACCAAGTCGCATGGCTCCTCCTGCACGCAGTCTTCTGGCTCCAGTTTTGCTTGGACCCCATCGTCTACGTCATCTTCAGCAGGGTGTACCGCAGGGCCACGTGGGAGTGCCTGGCCAGTCTCTTTCCCAACTTCGGGATCTTCCAAGTGACCGAGGAACTCGGCAAATCGGAAGAAAAGAGCAACTTGAAGGTCAACAACGTCATCAGTTCTCCAGGTTGCCCCAAGCACCTGAGACCGCCTCCGCAAAAGATCGAGTTCTCGAGCGAGGTCCATCGTGATCTACTCGATCCGAAGAACATAGCGAAGTCTTGA
- the LOC136848169 gene encoding melatonin receptor type 1B-like isoform X2, translated as MALLYCPKLRQRSATLFMVNLPACLIPVCALGMPMFGAACIQRIYYGRVMLPEWVCVMTFVVGLILSQVHIHTICALAFNRLIAVLIPAWYKRLMTPSTIKVYLIGLWVYSILLWLPLACKLGGSLKYIPEEMMVSLDEKSASKALKGLHVFLTYILPILFTSICYLIMYIKVRVIRKETRTRRASVVAMTESNIIRQWDDHVTKTILVIYLILITCSVPHLVIHVLQLYMKHQVAWLLLHAVFWLQFCLDPIVYVIFSRVYRRATWECLASLFPNFGIFQVTEELGKSEEKSNLKVNNVISSPGCPKHLRPPPQKIEFSSEVHRDLLDPKNIAKS; from the exons ATGGCGTTGCTGTACTGCCCCAAACTTCGCCAGCGATCGGCCACCCTCTTCATGGTCAACCTGCCCGCGTGCCTCATACCCGTCTGCGCCCTCGGAATGCCCATGTTTGGAGCCGCCTGCATCCAGCGAATCTACTACGGGAGGGTCATGCTTCCGGAGTGGGTCTGCGTCATGACCTTCGTCGTTGGGCTTATCCTGAGCCAGGTGCACATCCATACGATCTGCGCCCTGGCCTTCAACAG ATTAATCGCAGTACTCATACCAGCATGGTACAAGCGTCTCATGACACCATCCACGATTAAGGTTTACCTGATTGGCCTCTGGGTTTACTCTATCCTGCTCTGGCTACCTCTAGCTTGCAAG TTAGGGGGAAGTCTGAAATATATTCCTGAAGAGATGATGGTCTCCCTAGACGAAAAGTCTGCGTCCAAAGCCCTGAAGGGTCTCCACGTCTTCCTAACCTACATTCTCCCAATTCTCTTCACCAGTATATGCTACCTGATAATGTATATCAAG GTACGTGTCATAAGGAAAGAGACGAGAACCCGCCGAGCCAGCGTCGTAGCCATGACGGAGAGCAACATCATCCGGCAGTGGGACGACCACGTGACCAAGACCATCCTGGTCATCTACCTAATCCTCATCACCTGCAGCGTTCCCCACCTGGTCATCCACGTCCTCCAACTCTACATGAAGCACCAAGTCGCATGGCTCCTCCTGCACGCAGTCTTCTGGCTCCAGTTTTGCTTGGACCCCATCGTCTACGTCATCTTCAGCAGGGTGTACCGCAGGGCCACGTGGGAGTGCCTGGCCAGTCTCTTTCCCAACTTCGGGATCTTCCAAGTGACCGAGGAACTCGGCAAATCGGAAGAAAAGAGCAACTTGAAGGTCAACAACGTCATCAGTTCTCCAGGTTGCCCCAAGCACCTGAGACCGCCTCCGCAAAAGATCGAGTTCTCGAGCGAGGTCCATCGTGATCTACTCGATCCGAAGAACATAGCGAAGTCTTGA
- the LOC136848169 gene encoding G-protein coupled receptor moody-like isoform X3, protein MATDLYGYPHVLLGFMAFFVFLIGLVGTVGNLLAAMALLYCPKLRQRSATLFMVNLPACLIPVCALGMPMFGAACIQRIYYGRVMLPEWVCVMTFVVGLILSQVHIHTICALAFNRLIAVLIPAWYKRLMTPSTIKVYLIGLWVYSILLWLPLACKVRVIRKETRTRRASVVAMTESNIIRQWDDHVTKTILVIYLILITCSVPHLVIHVLQLYMKHQVAWLLLHAVFWLQFCLDPIVYVIFSRVYRRATWECLASLFPNFGIFQVTEELGKSEEKSNLKVNNVISSPGCPKHLRPPPQKIEFSSEVHRDLLDPKNIAKS, encoded by the exons GTAATCTCCTGGCAGCGATGGCGTTGCTGTACTGCCCCAAACTTCGCCAGCGATCGGCCACCCTCTTCATGGTCAACCTGCCCGCGTGCCTCATACCCGTCTGCGCCCTCGGAATGCCCATGTTTGGAGCCGCCTGCATCCAGCGAATCTACTACGGGAGGGTCATGCTTCCGGAGTGGGTCTGCGTCATGACCTTCGTCGTTGGGCTTATCCTGAGCCAGGTGCACATCCATACGATCTGCGCCCTGGCCTTCAACAG ATTAATCGCAGTACTCATACCAGCATGGTACAAGCGTCTCATGACACCATCCACGATTAAGGTTTACCTGATTGGCCTCTGGGTTTACTCTATCCTGCTCTGGCTACCTCTAGCTTGCAAG GTACGTGTCATAAGGAAAGAGACGAGAACCCGCCGAGCCAGCGTCGTAGCCATGACGGAGAGCAACATCATCCGGCAGTGGGACGACCACGTGACCAAGACCATCCTGGTCATCTACCTAATCCTCATCACCTGCAGCGTTCCCCACCTGGTCATCCACGTCCTCCAACTCTACATGAAGCACCAAGTCGCATGGCTCCTCCTGCACGCAGTCTTCTGGCTCCAGTTTTGCTTGGACCCCATCGTCTACGTCATCTTCAGCAGGGTGTACCGCAGGGCCACGTGGGAGTGCCTGGCCAGTCTCTTTCCCAACTTCGGGATCTTCCAAGTGACCGAGGAACTCGGCAAATCGGAAGAAAAGAGCAACTTGAAGGTCAACAACGTCATCAGTTCTCCAGGTTGCCCCAAGCACCTGAGACCGCCTCCGCAAAAGATCGAGTTCTCGAGCGAGGTCCATCGTGATCTACTCGATCCGAAGAACATAGCGAAGTCTTGA